From a region of the Theobroma cacao cultivar B97-61/B2 chromosome 8, Criollo_cocoa_genome_V2, whole genome shotgun sequence genome:
- the LOC18592209 gene encoding zinc finger CCCH domain-containing protein 15 homolog, translated as MGAEEEQKQEKEQPRTNPITESQFLAWKCQKDADASAKKAEAARKRAEDIAAGTVQMNGRELFLHEPWVFDNSQY; from the exons atgggagcagaagaagaacaaaagcaaGAGAAGGAACAACCAAGGACCAATCCGATTACGGAATCCCAATTCCTCGCTTGGAAATGCCAAAAg GATGCAGATGCATCAGCGAAGAAAGCTGAGGCAGCTAGGAAACGTGCCGAAGATATAGCAGCAGGGACCGTGCAAATGAATGGGCGGGAGCTTTTCTTGCATGAACCTTGGGTGTTTGATAACTCTCAATATTAA